The Jiangella sp. DSM 45060 genome contains the following window.
GTGGTGTCACCTGTTGGCGTCTGTGTCACCACGTGCGGCGGGTACCCGGGGCCCGGCGTTCCGATGGGGCTGGCGGGGGTCCGGCTCGGGCCGCTTCGCGGGCGGGGGTTGGCCTTGCCGCGCCGCTGCCCCCCGGCGGTGTTGTTGCCGCGGGGGTGAGGGTGGTGTCACCTGTTGGCGTCTGTGTCACCGCGTGCGGCGGGCATCCGGGGCCCGGCGTTCCGATGGGGCGGGCGGGGGTCCGGCTCGGGCCGCTCCGCGGGCGGGGGTTGGCCTTGCCGCGCCGCTGCCCCCCCCGGCTGTGTTGTTGCCGCGGGGGTGACGGTGGTGTCACCTGTTGGCGTCTGTGTCACCGCGTGCGGCGGGCATCCGGGGCCCGGCGTTCCGATGGGGCTGGCGGGGGTCCGGCTCGGGCCGCCTCGCGGCGGGGGTCGGCCTTGCCGCGCCGGTGGCCCCCGGCGGTGTTGTTGCCGCGGGGGTGACGGTGGTGTCACCTGTTGGCGTCTGTGTCACCACGTGCGGCGGGCATCCGGGGCCCGGCCGCCGATGGGGCTGGCGGGGGTCCGGCTCGGGTCGCCTCGCGGGCGGCGCGCCCGACGACCCCCGATGACTAGCGGGAGTCGTCCTCGTCGTCGGTGTGCTGGCGGGCTTCGTCCTCGCGCTTGCGGGCCTCGGCCTGGCGGCGGGCCTCGGCCTCTTCGGCGGCCCGCGCCGCCTCGGCGTCCTTCTTGCGCTGGATCTCGTCCTCGCGCCGGCGGAGGTCGGCCTCCCACTGGTTGAGCATCTGCTCGTGCTTGGTGTCGATGTCGCGCAGGTGCCGCAGGAACTCGGGGTCGTCGTCGGGGGCGAGGGGACGCGGGGGCGGCCCGGTGGGGCGCTGCGGGCGGGCCCGCTCCTTACCGAGGACCAGCCAGAGAATGGGTCCGATCAGCGGGATGAGCACGATGATGGCCACCCAGGCGACCCGGTTCAGCGACCGGAACCGGGTGGAGTCGGTCTGCAGGCAGTCGATCAGCGCATAGACGAGCAGCGCTATGGCGACCACGATTGGTAGTACCCGACCCACCGTGCGACCTCCCCGGTCGAGCTGTGTTCCTTTCCACCAGCCTAGGTGCTGCGCCGGGCGCGACGCACCCCGGACCGGATTCCGCTTGTCCGGGCAAGCGGAATCCGGTCCGGAACGCGGGTCAGGAGAAGAGCCGGCGGCGCGTGCGGTGGCCGGCGCGGAGGGCGGCTGCCTGGCGCGCCTTCTCCGCCTCCCGACGCAGGTCGTCGATGCGGGTCTGGGCGTACTCCAAGCCGTACAACGTCACTCCCTGTGATGAATTTTGAACAAATCAAAGGCAGCAAGCCACCTTCTGCCTATGATTCTAAGTCACAGGGGGGTCACGGGACCATCTCGAACCGGGTGATCCCCACCACGTTGGCGGCGTGCTCCGGGGCGCTGCGAGGATGGAGCGCCATGGACACCGTCGATACGAGTCTTGTCGCGGCGTTGCGGGCCAACGGCCGGGCGTCGTACGCGGAGCTGGGCCGGCTGGTGGGGCTGTCCGGGCCGAGCGTCCAGGAGCGGGTGCGCCGGCTCGAGGACCGCGGGGTCATCACCGGCTACCGCGCCACCGTCGAGCCGTCGGCGCTGGGGCTGGGGCTCACGGCGCTGATCGGGCTGGTGCTGTCCGACTCCGCCGGTCACGAGGAGGTCGGCGCCCGGCTGGAGGACGTCGCGGAGGTCGAGGACTGCTGGTTCATCGCCGGCGACGAGGCGTACATGCTCAAGGTCCGGGTCGCCGACGTCGAGGGGCTGGAGCGGCTGCTGGGCCGTCTGGTCCGCATCGAGGGGGTCGCGCGCACCCGCACCACGCTGGTCATCTCGACGCGGTTCGAGGACCGCCAGGTCGAGCCGGAGCTGGTCGGCAGCTGACGCACCCGGTGAAACTCCGCGGATCGGTTACGGACACCAGGAGAGCCGAACCGAGGAGGTCCACCATGACGCCGATCAACAGCCCACTCGCCGACGACGCCCACAAGGTCGTGACGGAGGCCCTGCGTGACGCCCTCGTCGACCTGATCGACCTCTCGCTTGCCGGCAAGCAGGCGCACTGGAACGTCACCGGGCCGCGTTTCCGCACCATCCACTTCCAGCTCGACGAGGTCGTCGACACCGCGCGGAAGCACGCCGACATCGTGGCCGAGCGGTCGGTGACGGTCGGCAGCCCGGCCGACGGCCGCGCCGAGACCGTCGCCCGCGACTCCCAGCTGACCCGGCTCGAGGCCGGCTGGGTGCGCGACGACGACGTGGTGACGACGTTCGTCGGGCTGTACGACGGCGTCATCGCCCGCATGCGCCAGCGCGCCCACGACATCGAGGACGCCGATCCCGTCAGCAACAACATCCTGCTCGACGTCGTCGAGGAGCTGGAGAAGCAGTACTGGATGTGGCAGGCCGAGCGGGCCTGACGACCGCGCGCCGGGTGCGTAGGCGATGATGCTGCGCATGGATGACGCACCCGGCCTGGTCGGTCTCGACGACATCCGCGCGGCGGCCCGGCGGCTGGACGGCGTCGCCGTCCGCACGCCGCTGGTCCCGGCCGCGTGGTCCGGTGGCGACCTGTGGCTGAAGCCGGAGGGCCTGCAGGCCACCGGCGCGTTCAAGCTGCGTGGCGCGTTCAACGCCGTCGCGCTGCTCGACGGCGACGCGCGCGGGCGCGGCGTCGTCACGCACTCCAGCGGCAACCACGCGCAGGCGCTGGCGTGGGCGGCCCGCGAGCAGGGCATCGCCGCCACCGTCGTCATGCCCGACGCCGCCGCGCCGGTGAAGGTCGCCGCGACGCGGGCGCTCGGCGCCGAGGTCGTCATGGTGCCGCCGCCCGAGCGCGACAGCCGGGTCCGCGAGCTGATCGCCGAGCGCGGCCTGACGTTCGTCTCGCCGTTCGACGACGCCAGGGTCATCGCGGGCGGCGGCACGGTCGGCCTGGAGATCGCCGAGGACCGCCCCGACGCCGGCACCGTCCTCGTCCCGGTGGGCGGCGGCGGCCTGATCTCGGGCATCGGCGTCGCGGTGAAGGCGCTGGCGCCCGGCACCCGCGTCGTTGGCGTCGAGCCCGAGCTGGCCGCCGACGCCCGCGACAGCCTGGCTCGCGGCGAACGCGTCGCCTGGGACCCGGCCGACACCTACCGCACCATCGCCGACGGCGTCCGGCTGCCGGTCATCGGCGAGCTGACGTGGGAGCACATCCGCCGCCACGTCGACGAGATCGTGACCGTCCCGGAGGACGCGATCCTGGCCGCGATGCGGCTGCTGGCCGTGCGCGGGCGGATCGTGTCCGAGCCGACGGGAGCGCTGACAACCGCGGCGTTCCTGGCCGAGCCGGCCCGGTTCGGGCGCGCGGTGGCGGTGGTGTCCGGCGGCAACGCCGATCCCGCGCTGCTGGCCCGCGTGCTCACGTCGCCTTGAGCGTGAACCCCTCGTCCAGCCAGCCGGTGACGCCGCCGATCATCTTGCGCACCGGGCGGCCGAGCCGGGCCAGCCGGAGCGCGGCCTTGTCGGCGCCGTTGCAGTGCGGCCCGGCGCAGTAGACGACGAACTCGGCGTCGGCCGGCCAGTGGGCGAGGTTGCGCTCGACGATGCGCCCGTGCGGCAGGTTGACGGCGCCGGGCACGTGGCCCGCGGCGTAGAGCTCCGGGCCGCGGACGTCGAGCAGCACGAAGTCGGCGGTGCCGGTCGTCAGCGCGTGGTGCACGTCCCAGCAGTCGGTCTCGAACGCGAGCAGGGCGGCGAAGTGCGCGGCGGCGTCGGCCGGCGGCGCGGGCGGGATCATCGTCGTCATGGCATCGACGCTACGGCGGCCGTGGCGAGTTGCGGCAGGGGCGATCGGGGGTCGCCGGCGGCGATCGGGCGGGGAAAGCCCGGTATCGTCGCGGCATGGCCGACGATTCCGCCGCCGCCCTCGACCGCGTCGACTGGCAGCTGCTCGAGCACCTCCAGCGCGACGGCCGCGTCGCGGTCGCCGAGCTGGCCCGTCGCGTCAACCTCGGGCCCAGCGCGACCGCCGACCGCATCCGCCGGCTCACCGACCTCGGCGTCATCGCCGGCTTCCGGGCCGAGCTCGACCTCGAGCGCATCGGCTACACCGTCATCGCCTACGTGCGGCTGCGCTACCCGTCCGGCAACTACCGCGCCCTGCACGCAGAGCTGGACCGCACCCAGGAACTGCTGGAGTGCCACCACGTCACCGGCGACGACTGCTTCGTGCTGAAGGTGGCCGCGCGGTCCATGCGCCACCTCGAGGAGCTGGCCGGCCGGCTGGCCACCCTCGGCAGCGTCACGACCTCCGTCGTGTACTCGTCGCCGCTGGTGTCGAGGGTGATCAGCCGGCCGGACGCTCAGCCGAGTGCCGGAATGACCTCGCGCTCGAACAGCTCGACGCCGCTGAGGTCGTAGGCCGCCTCCGGGAAGTAGCCGATGGCGTAGCTCATGCCCTTGTCCTGGTACTGCCTGATCGCGTCGGCGACCTGCTCGGGCGTGCCGGCGGTCGGGTTCTCGCGGTACGGCCGCATCTTCTGCGCCACGACGTCGGGCGTCATGAACCGGCCGTAGATCTCCTCGACGCGGGCCAGCTTGGCGTCGACCTCGGCCTGGTCGGCGCCGATGACGACGTTGAAGTTCATCGAGCGGGTGATGGAGTCGTAGTCGGTGCCGAGGTCGCGGCAGTGCCCCGCCAGCACCTCGGACTTGTGCTGGAACACCTCGGGCGTGCCGCTGAAGTTGGTGTACGCCGTGTAGCTGCGCGAGCCGGTGTACGTCGCGCCGCGGGCGTGCTTGGCCGCGATGCGCAGCGTCACCTTCTCGCCGCCGCCGGCGATCCACAGCGGGATGCCGTCCTCCTGCAGCGGCAGCGGCCGGCAGATCGCGCCGTCGACCTGGTAGTGCTCGCCGGCCAGCGTCGCGACCCCGTTCGTCCACGCCTGCCGCATGATGTCGACGCCCTCGTCGAGCATGGCCAGCCGGACGCCGGCGCGCGGGAAGCCGAACCCGAAGGCGCGCCACTCGTGCTCGTACCAGCCCGCGCCGATGCCCATCTCGACCCGCCCGCCCGACACGACGTCCGCCGTCGCGGCGACCTTCGCCAGGTAGGCCGGGTTGCGGTAGGCCATGCACGTGCACATCTGGCCCAGCCGCACGCGCTGCGTCGCCGCGCCGAACGCCGCCATCAGCGTCCACGCCTCGTGGGTGGCCTCCTCGGTCGGCACCGGGGTGGTGTGGAAGTGGTCGTAGACCCAGATCGACTCCCACGGCCCCGCGTCGGCGTGCTGAGCGACGCGCAGCATCGTCTCCCAGTGACTCTTGGGAGCGATGTCGACGAGGTCCAGCCGCCAGCCCTGGGGGACGAAGAGCCCGAACTTCATGGGGGAAGAAGTCATGGGGCTCACCGTAGGACAAGGCGGTGAACGTTCGGAGACGAGCCTCCGCTTTCGTCATGGGTAGGCTGCCACGATGGTGGAGATCACCGACCTGAACGACGCGGAGCGGGCGTGGGTCGCTGAGACCCTGGCCGCGCTCGGCCGGTCCGACGGCGACATCGTCGCGCTGGGCGCGGCCTACGACGCGGCGTTGCGTGGCTGGACGTCGGTGTCGCCGGACGAGCGGCCCGACCCGAACGACCTGATCAACCGGCTGGGCATCGGGTTCGGCGAGCACGTGCGCCGGCAGACCGGGCTGGCCTGGGTCATCGCGGCCGACGAGCACGGCACCGAGCTGGCGCTGCACGGGCAGCCCGGCGACGTCCTGCTGTATCCGGCGAACCTCGTGGCCAAGCGCTGGGTGGCCGGCGAGACCGGGGTACTGCCCGAGCTCGCGGCCACGCTGATCGAGCAGGTCGTGCGGATCAAGGAGCGGGCGTGAACGACGACGAGCTGATCGCGTCGGCCGCCGGGTACCTCAACCCCCGCCACGTCGGCGACCGGCTGATCGGCGACGTCGCGTCGACGCTGGTGACCGACCGGGGCCACGCGTACCACGGCGTCTGCATCGACACCCCGTCCGGCACCGGGTTCTGCGCCGAGCACAGCGCCATCGCCGCCATGGTGACCGGCGGCGAGGAGCGCATCGCCGCCATCGTCGCGGTGTGGCGCGACGACGACGGCGCGCTGTACGTGCTGCCGCCGTGCGGGCGGTGCCGCGAGTTCGTCCGTCAGCTGCACCCGGACAACCTCGACACGCGCGTGGTGCTGGGACGGGACCGCGCGGCGCCGCTGCGCGACCTGCTGCCGGCGCACGAGTGGCCCGCGCCGCTGGACTGACGTCGCGCTGGCGGTTGACGCTCGAACACCTGTTCGATAGTGTCTACCCATGGTCCTTCCGAACACCACACCGGCGGCCGGCCACGGGCAGCGGCCGAGCCGCCCCTCCAGGCCACCACCCTCCCCGGGGTGATCGGCAGGGGCCGTCGCCCGGGCTTCCCCCGACCCGCGGGCGGCGGCCCTGCCGATCGCCGGGCGGCGTAGAATCCGTCACGTCATGGCCGTTCTCCGTTACACCCTGTTGCGCGCGCTGGTCTTCGTCATCATCGCGGCGCTGCTCTGGCTCGTCGGCTTGCGCGGGCTGGTGCTCGTGGCCCTCGGGCTCGTCCTCTCCGGGCTGGTCAGCTTCTTCGTGCTGCGCGGCAGTCGCGACCAGGTGTCCATCGCCTGGGACCGGCGCCTGCGCACCATCCGCGAGCGCACCGCCGCCGAGGACGCGTGGGACGACGAGCAGCGCGCTCGCACCGACGCGGACGTCGACGCCGAAGGCCGCCCGCCGCGCGACGCCTAGCCCGTCACCGGCGAGGGCAGCCCGGCGCGTGCGAACGCGTCCGGCTGGGTACGTGCGCCTCATGACCGACGATCGCCGCACGAAACCCGGTGCCACTCCAGGTGAGGACCCGCGCGACATCGACAAGGAACGCCTCGGCGACGCCGCGCTCGACGAGATGGACGCCTATGAGGGCGTCGTGCACCAGCAGAACGCCACCGGCAAGCAGGGTCTCACGTCCGACGCCAAGGGCCGTGACCTGCACGAACTCGACGACGCCGCCGACGTCCCCAAGCTCCGGGACGAGAGCTGACCGCACAGCGAGAAAAAATCTTGACAGGGCGCGTCATGATCCGGTCGTCCCCCTGTCTTGTGGGTCAGACGGCACCGCGAGGTGCCGTCCTCACACAGGAGGTTCCCATGATGACCGACGAATACGAGCGCGCTGCCGAAGACGCCAAGCAGGCCAAGCGGGGCCGGCACCGCGGCGAGAGCCAGTCGCTGCTGCAGGATCTGCGTCAGGCCATCCTGGCGCGCGTCCCCACTGAGGACCGCGGCTACACCGGCCCGCGCCGCGCCCGCCGGCACGCCTGAGGGTGCGCGCGGGAGCATCCACACCGTTACCCGACCCGCGGACGGCCGCAACCAGCGGTCCCGCCCGACCCCGACCCGGCCCGGCGCGTGGGCGAACCCCTCAGCCCACCGCCAGGCCGACGGTCAGCAGGACCGCGAAGGCCAGCTCGGTCATCCCGGTCCGCTTGAGCACCGGGATGAGGTCCCGGCCCGTCGCCCGCCGGATCACCGGCCGGGCGGTCACCACGGCCAGTGGGACGCACAGCAGCGTGAGGGCGCCCCACGGCCGTCCGGTGACGGCCAGCGCCGCCACGATGAGGAACGGCGCCGTCATCAGCAGCACGTAGAGCATGCGGCTGCGCTGCTCGCCGAGCGTCACCGCCAGCGTCCGCTTGCCGCTCACCGTGTCGGTGCCGATGTCGCGGATGTTGTTGACCAGCAGCAGCGCGCACGCCAGGCAGCCGATCGCCACCGCCGACACCAGCGACGTCCACGTCAGCCGGTCGGCCTGCACGTACGTCGTCCCGGCGACGGCCACCAGCCCGAAGAACACGAACACCGAGATCTCGCCGAGCCCGCGGTAGCCGTACGGGTTCCGGCCGCCGGTGTAGTACCAGGCCGCCGCGATGGCGAGCGCGCCGACGGCGAACAGCCACCAGTGCCCCGACCACGCCACCAGCACGGCACCGGTCACCCCGGCCGCCACGAAGCTCCACAGCGCCGCCGCCTTCACCGCCGCCGGCCGCGCCGCGCCGGACCCGACCAGCCGGAACGGCCCCACCCGGTGCTCGTCGGTGCCGCGGATGCCGTCGGAGTAGTCGTTCGCGTAGTTGACGCCGATCTGCAGCGCCAGCGCGACCACCAGCGCCAGCAGCGCCTTGCCCAGGTGTGCCGCGTCGGCGGTCGCCGCGGCGCCCGTGCCCACCAATACTGGGGCGACGGCGGCCGGCAGGGTCCGCGGGCGGGCGCCCTCGACCCACTGCCCGAGCGTCGCCATCAGGCGTCCGCCAGTCCCAGCCGGGCCGCGAGCCCGCGGCGATCGGTCTTCCCGCCCGGCAGGGTGGGCAGCGCATCGAGCACGTGCAGCTCCTTGGGTGCGTAGGCGACGGGGTGTCGCTCGCGGACGTGGGCGCGGATGTCGTCGAGGGACGGGGGCCGCTCGGCGTCGGCGGGCACGACGGCGACGACGACCCGCTCGCCCCACTCGGTGTCGGGGACGGCGATGCTGAGCGCCTCGGCGACGTCCGGGTGCGACGCGACGGCGAGGTCGACGGCGTCGAGCGGGACGTTCTCGCCCCCGGACACCGCGACGTCGTCGGCCCGGCCGATCACCGTCAGCGTGCCGTCGTCGCCGAGCCGGCCGAGGTCGGACGTGGTGAAGGCGCCGTCGGCGAAGTCGTGGGCGAGGTCGGGACGCAGGCGGTAGCCGTGGGCCAGCATCGGGCCGGCCAGCCGGATGCGTCCGCCGTCAGCGAGCTCGACCCGTATGCCGTCGAGCGGGACGCCGTCGTAGACGCAGCCGCCGCAGGTCTCCGTCATGCCGTAGGTGGTGACGACCTCGACGCCGGCCTTGCGGGCGCGGTCGAGCAGCGCGTCGTCGGCCGCGGCGCCGCCGACCAGCACGCCGTGGTAGCCCGTCAGCGCGGCCAGCGGCGCCCCGCCGGCGTCGAGCAGCTGGCTGAGCTGGCGCGGCACCAGCGCGGTGTACCGGCGTCCGCTGCCGGCGAAGACCTGGACGCTGGCGGCGGCGAACAGCTCGGGGTCGAAGCCGCCGCTGAGGTCGGCCGCCACCGGCTCCGTCCCCGCGACGACCGACCGGGCCAGCACCATGAGCCCGGCGATGTGGGTGGCCGGCAGCGCGAGCAGCCAACGGCCGGGCCCGCCGAGCCGCTCCAGCGTCGCCTCGGCCGACGCCCGGACGGCGGTGGCGCTCAGCAGCGCACCCTTCGGCCGCCCCGTCGACCCCGACGTCGGCACGATGAACGCGACGTCCGGCTCCAGCGCGCGGTGCGGCGCGAACTCCGCGATCAGCTCGTCGCGTACCGCCGCCGGCGACGACGGCAGCGGCAGTAGCGCATCGCCCCCGGCCAGCGCCCCCGCGACGGCGGGCAGCAGCCGCGGCACCACGGCGGGCCGCAGCGGCACCTCGACGGTGATGAGGGAGCGGTTGGGCTTCTGCATCGCCCCACCACCCTAGATCCCCGACGCCGCCGACCGGCGGCGGCCTGACGAGTGCCGGTCCGGGTCGCGTGGAACACTCGGCGGATGGCGAGAGTCCTCCTCGACGCGACCGTCCGCACCGACTACGGGCAGTTCGATCTCCTCTGGTCTGCCGACATCGGGTTCGACGGAGACTTCGACCGGGTCTTCGCCGGTCAGGCGAACGGACTCGCGGGCGCCGCTTCGCCCGGCGGTCTGTACCTGCACCTCGCCCGCCGGTCGGGTGGCTCGCCCGTGCGGATCGTGGCGCACGCGAGCGCCCCGCCGGCCGCTGCCGACGAGTGGGACGACGTCGTCGAGGTGTCCGTCGCCGTGCCGCCGGGTTCGTCGCCCCGATGGTCCACCTGGGCGGGTGAGGCGAGCGGGCCGCTCGATCTGGCTCCGGGCGAGTACCGGGTGCGCGTGAGTGCCCGGGGCCGCGACGCCGGAGCGGCCGGCGAACTCGCCGAGGGCCCGGTCGACTTCTACCTCGTCGACCTGTGGCCCGACCCGGCACGGCCCGACGAGGTGCTCCGGTCGCGGAGTGCGAACGCGGAGTTCTGGCACCGCCAGCTCGGCGGCCGGCGCTGACCCTGCCCGGCGCACAGCCCGCCGTCAGCGGTACTCGGCGACGACCTCGATCAGGCCGACGATGTGCTGGTTGAACTCCTCGAGATCCTCGGCCGGGATCCAGTACTCGAGAATCGTCTGCCCGCCGGCCTGCTGGACGTCGTACCGGTCGAGGAAGGTCTTCTCGACCTCGAACCGGGTCACGTACCCAGCGCCGCTCGCCTTGACGTTCCAGTCGCGGGCGATCCGGGTGGCGTAGTCCTCGTTGAGGACGGGGTAGAAGATCGGCTGGTCGGGCAGCCTCGGCGGCCATTCGCGCCAGCCCGAGGCTCGCACGAGCTCGAGCTCCTCGGGCCCAGTCGGGCGCCACAGCGTCACGGTCTGCACGGGAACATTCTCGCGTCCGGCGGATCGACTCAGAAGTACCAGGGGAAGGGCGACCAGTCCGGCGGCCGCTTCTGCAGGAACGCGTCGCGGCCCTCGACGGCCTCGTCGGTCATGTAGGCGAGCCGCGTCGCCTCGCCGGCGAAGACCTGCTGGCCGACCATGCCGTCGTCCACCGCGTTGAAGGCGAACTTGAGCATGCGCTGCGCCGTCGGGCTCTTGGCGTTGATCTTCGCCGCCCACTCCAGGGCCACGTCCTCGAGCGAGGCGTGCGGCACGACCGCGTTGACCATGCCCATGCGGTGGGCGTCGGCCGCCGAGTACTCGTCGCCGAGGAAGAAGATCTCGCGGGCGAACTTCTGGCCGACCTGCCGGGCGAGGTAGGCCGACCCGTAGCCGCCGTCGAAGGAGCCGACGTCGGCGTCGGTCTGCTTGAACCGGGCGTGCTCGGCGCTGGCCAGCGTGAGGTCGCTGACGACGTGCAGGCTGTGGCCGCCGCCGGCCGCCCAGCCGGGCACGACCGCGATGACGACCTTCGGCATGAACCGGATCAGCCGCTGCACCTCGAGGATGTGCAGCCGCCCCGCCCGTGCGGCGTCGACGGTCTCGGCGGTCTCGCCGCTGGCGTACTGGTAGCCGGACCGGCCGCGGATGCGCTGGTCGCCGCCGGAGCAGAAGGCCCAGCCGCCGTCCTTCGGCGAGGGCCCGTTGCCGGTCAGCAGCACGCACCCGACGTCGGGGGTCATGCGGGCGTGGTCGAGCGCGCGGTAGAGCTCGTCGACGGTGTGCGGGCGGAACGCGTTGCGCACCTCGGGCCGGTCGAACGCGACGCGGACGGTGCCGCGGCCGCGGCCGTCCTCGACCTGGCGGTGGTAGGTGATGTCGGTGAATTCGAATCCCTCGACGGTGCGCCAGCGGGACGGGTCGAACGGTGCGGTCGTCACGCCGGTCACGCTAGCCGGTGCATCTGTCGGGGCGCTCCGATAGGGTGCCGCAACTGAGTGTTCGGGGGGACGAATGCGGTGGGTTCCTGCAGCCCTGCTGGTGGTGCTGACGGCGACGGCCTGCGGCGGCGACGCCGAGCCCGAGGCGGTCGCGGGCACGCCGACGCCCACCATCGACATCGCGGGGTCCACCGACAGCGTCGTCCCGCCGCCGGTCGTCCGCAGCCCGGGCACCGGCGTGCTGTTCGACTGGGTGACGTTCGACGACGAGCAGAGCTACACGAGCACCGCCCTGCCCGACGGCGCGACACCGTTCGAGAACGCCGTCCCCATCCAGGACGGCACGACCATGTCGCGCGGCCACGTGTTCGAGCACGCCGGCGGCGTCATCGGCTACGAGCTGATCGACGCCTACGCCGGCGGTGACGACTTCGCCAAGCTGGCCGCCCTGCTGGCCAGCAGCGTCGACGGCAGCGTGGTGTCGATCGAGCCGGCCGACGTCACCCAGGCGCTGGCCGCCGACGGCGAGATCGTCCACGGCGACGACGAGGTCATGCTGTTCCGCATCGTCGTGGTGAACGAGGCCGGCGACGTCTGGACCGGCTTCGTCAGCGGGCCCGAGCAGGACCGCGAGCGGCTGGAGTCCGAGTTCGCCCGGCTCACCGTCTCGCTGGACGTCCGCTCAGCCGTCGACTGGGTCTACCTCACCGACGAGCCCAGCGGCATCGTCGCGCCGTTCCGGTCCGCGGTCGAGCCGCGGTCGTGGTACCTCCCCGACGCCGGCGACTCGGCCACGTCGGCCCGCGTGTACAACGACTGGAACACCGCGTCGGGGATCATCGTGATCGACGCCGGACCCGGCGGGTTCAGCCCCGAGGACGCGCTGGCCCTGCGGGCCGAGGAGCTCGGCGGGACGGTCGAGAGCTCGGAGCCGAGCGACATCGCGGGGCACGCCGGCGTCGAGGCGGTGATCCTCGACCGGGGCTGGCAGTGGGTCCACCGCGTCGTCGCCCTGGACGACCACGTTCTCGTGGTCTACGCCGGCAACGTCACCGAGCGGGTGGACGACGCCCGGACCTTCGTCGCGATGGTGAGCGACGCGGTGACGATCCCCTGAGAACGAGGGAACGAACGGCCCGATTCGGTCGTCTCAGGGGTGTGGGAGGAACGGGTCGGGGCCGACATGCGCCCGTGATCATGGAAAATAGAGGCATGAAGTACCGCGTGCTCGCCGTCACCGGCGTCCTGGCCCTGGTCGTAGCGGCGGTGTTCGCCATTCTCGGAGCCACCGACGACGACGATTCGGTGGCCGGCGGGAGC
Protein-coding sequences here:
- a CDS encoding PLD nuclease N-terminal domain-containing protein is translated as MVAIALLVYALIDCLQTDSTRFRSLNRVAWVAIIVLIPLIGPILWLVLGKERARPQRPTGPPPRPLAPDDDPEFLRHLRDIDTKHEQMLNQWEADLRRREDEIQRKKDAEAARAAEEAEARRQAEARKREDEARQHTDDEDDSR
- a CDS encoding Lrp/AsnC family transcriptional regulator, yielding MDTVDTSLVAALRANGRASYAELGRLVGLSGPSVQERVRRLEDRGVITGYRATVEPSALGLGLTALIGLVLSDSAGHEEVGARLEDVAEVEDCWFIAGDEAYMLKVRVADVEGLERLLGRLVRIEGVARTRTTLVISTRFEDRQVEPELVGS
- a CDS encoding Dps family protein translates to MTPINSPLADDAHKVVTEALRDALVDLIDLSLAGKQAHWNVTGPRFRTIHFQLDEVVDTARKHADIVAERSVTVGSPADGRAETVARDSQLTRLEAGWVRDDDVVTTFVGLYDGVIARMRQRAHDIEDADPVSNNILLDVVEELEKQYWMWQAERA
- a CDS encoding threonine/serine dehydratase is translated as MDDAPGLVGLDDIRAAARRLDGVAVRTPLVPAAWSGGDLWLKPEGLQATGAFKLRGAFNAVALLDGDARGRGVVTHSSGNHAQALAWAAREQGIAATVVMPDAAAPVKVAATRALGAEVVMVPPPERDSRVRELIAERGLTFVSPFDDARVIAGGGTVGLEIAEDRPDAGTVLVPVGGGGLISGIGVAVKALAPGTRVVGVEPELAADARDSLARGERVAWDPADTYRTIADGVRLPVIGELTWEHIRRHVDEIVTVPEDAILAAMRLLAVRGRIVSEPTGALTTAAFLAEPARFGRAVAVVSGGNADPALLARVLTSP
- a CDS encoding rhodanese-like domain-containing protein, encoding MTTMIPPAPPADAAAHFAALLAFETDCWDVHHALTTGTADFVLLDVRGPELYAAGHVPGAVNLPHGRIVERNLAHWPADAEFVVYCAGPHCNGADKAALRLARLGRPVRKMIGGVTGWLDEGFTLKAT
- a CDS encoding Lrp/AsnC family transcriptional regulator, with amino-acid sequence MADDSAAALDRVDWQLLEHLQRDGRVAVAELARRVNLGPSATADRIRRLTDLGVIAGFRAELDLERIGYTVIAYVRLRYPSGNYRALHAELDRTQELLECHHVTGDDCFVLKVAARSMRHLEELAGRLATLGSVTTSVVYSSPLVSRVISRPDAQPSAGMTSRSNSSTPLRS
- a CDS encoding LLM class F420-dependent oxidoreductase, producing the protein MKFGLFVPQGWRLDLVDIAPKSHWETMLRVAQHADAGPWESIWVYDHFHTTPVPTEEATHEAWTLMAAFGAATQRVRLGQMCTCMAYRNPAYLAKVAATADVVSGGRVEMGIGAGWYEHEWRAFGFGFPRAGVRLAMLDEGVDIMRQAWTNGVATLAGEHYQVDGAICRPLPLQEDGIPLWIAGGGEKVTLRIAAKHARGATYTGSRSYTAYTNFSGTPEVFQHKSEVLAGHCRDLGTDYDSITRSMNFNVVIGADQAEVDAKLARVEEIYGRFMTPDVVAQKMRPYRENPTAGTPEQVADAIRQYQDKGMSYAIGYFPEAAYDLSGVELFEREVIPALG
- a CDS encoding DUF3806 domain-containing protein, which produces MVEITDLNDAERAWVAETLAALGRSDGDIVALGAAYDAALRGWTSVSPDERPDPNDLINRLGIGFGEHVRRQTGLAWVIAADEHGTELALHGQPGDVLLYPANLVAKRWVAGETGVLPELAATLIEQVVRIKERA
- a CDS encoding cytidine deaminase, whose product is MNDDELIASAAGYLNPRHVGDRLIGDVASTLVTDRGHAYHGVCIDTPSGTGFCAEHSAIAAMVTGGEERIAAIVAVWRDDDGALYVLPPCGRCREFVRQLHPDNLDTRVVLGRDRAAPLRDLLPAHEWPAPLD
- a CDS encoding DUF4229 domain-containing protein, which encodes MAVLRYTLLRALVFVIIAALLWLVGLRGLVLVALGLVLSGLVSFFVLRGSRDQVSIAWDRRLRTIRERTAAEDAWDDEQRARTDADVDAEGRPPRDA
- a CDS encoding 1,4-dihydroxy-2-naphthoate polyprenyltransferase codes for the protein MATLGQWVEGARPRTLPAAVAPVLVGTGAAATADAAHLGKALLALVVALALQIGVNYANDYSDGIRGTDEHRVGPFRLVGSGAARPAAVKAAALWSFVAAGVTGAVLVAWSGHWWLFAVGALAIAAAWYYTGGRNPYGYRGLGEISVFVFFGLVAVAGTTYVQADRLTWTSLVSAVAIGCLACALLLVNNIRDIGTDTVSGKRTLAVTLGEQRSRMLYVLLMTAPFLIVAALAVTGRPWGALTLLCVPLAVVTARPVIRRATGRDLIPVLKRTGMTELAFAVLLTVGLAVG
- the menE gene encoding o-succinylbenzoate--CoA ligase — encoded protein: MQKPNRSLITVEVPLRPAVVPRLLPAVAGALAGGDALLPLPSSPAAVRDELIAEFAPHRALEPDVAFIVPTSGSTGRPKGALLSATAVRASAEATLERLGGPGRWLLALPATHIAGLMVLARSVVAGTEPVAADLSGGFDPELFAAASVQVFAGSGRRYTALVPRQLSQLLDAGGAPLAALTGYHGVLVGGAAADDALLDRARKAGVEVVTTYGMTETCGGCVYDGVPLDGIRVELADGGRIRLAGPMLAHGYRLRPDLAHDFADGAFTTSDLGRLGDDGTLTVIGRADDVAVSGGENVPLDAVDLAVASHPDVAEALSIAVPDTEWGERVVVAVVPADAERPPSLDDIRAHVRERHPVAYAPKELHVLDALPTLPGGKTDRRGLAARLGLADA